The Clostridium septicum genome contains a region encoding:
- the hpt gene encoding hypoxanthine phosphoribosyltransferase: MLEDIKEVLLTENEIMQRIKEIASKISEEYKGKDLLVVGILKGSVIVASDLIKNITIPCSIDFMALSSYGNSTETSGVVRILKDLDHGIEGKDVIIVEDIIDSGVTLDYLLKYLKARKANSIEIVTLLSKPARRKVEIDVKYCGFEVPDEFLVGYGLDFSEKYRNLPFIGILKEEVYK, from the coding sequence ATGTTAGAGGATATCAAAGAAGTATTATTAACAGAAAATGAAATAATGCAAAGAATAAAGGAAATTGCATCAAAGATTAGTGAAGAGTATAAAGGAAAGGATTTATTAGTAGTAGGTATATTAAAAGGATCAGTGATAGTTGCTTCAGATCTTATAAAAAATATAACTATTCCATGTTCTATTGACTTTATGGCTCTTTCAAGTTATGGTAATTCAACAGAGACATCAGGAGTAGTTAGAATTTTAAAAGATTTAGATCACGGTATTGAAGGAAAAGATGTAATTATAGTAGAAGATATAATAGATAGTGGAGTAACATTAGATTATCTTCTTAAATACTTAAAAGCAAGAAAAGCAAATAGTATAGAAATAGTAACATTATTAAGCAAACCAGCAAGAAGAAAAGTGGAAATAGATGTTAAGTATTGTGGATTTGAGGTTCCAGATGAATTTTTAGTTGGATATGGATTAGATTTTTCAGAGAAATATAGAAATTTACCTTTTATAGGAATATTAAAAGAAGAAGTTTATAAATAA
- the ftsH gene encoding ATP-dependent zinc metalloprotease FtsH translates to MKKYSSATVWIFAILLLFLSATFLWNNGSMSDEIAYSEFQQKWINDKIDNITVQQDKMVISGKLRDGKQFVTYAPSDMLKLLMTQNPKDNIKIEFKQPSNSGMWISIIPTIMLMVLMVVVFFMMTQQSQGGGGGRGVMSFGKSRAKVLSPDAKKVTFKDVAGADEEKQELEEIVDFLKQPSRYVEMGARIPKGVLLVGPPGTGKTLLAKAIAGEAGVPFYSISGSDFVEMFVGVGASRVRDLFEQAKKSAPSLIFIDEIDAVGRQRGAGLGGGHDEREQTLNQLLVEMDGFGANEGIIMIAATNRPDILDPALLRPGRFDRQIVVGAPDVKGREEVLKVHTKEKPLEDTVDLAVLAKRTPGFSGADLENLANEAALLSVRKDKKLIGMDEFEEAITRVIAGPEKKSRTISEHDRRLTAFHEAGHAVVMKCLEHSDPVHEISIIPRGMAGGYTMNLPREDRSYTSKAKLKDDMVGLLGGRVAEKLVLSDISTGAKNDIDRASAIARAMVMEYGMSEKLGTISYGTDNNEVFLGRDLGRGRNFSEKVGSEIDQEVKSFIDEAYIKAEKLLSENMSKLHAVAEALLEKEKIDGEEFERIFDAN, encoded by the coding sequence ATGAAGAAATATTCAAGTGCAACTGTATGGATATTTGCGATACTTCTACTATTCTTATCAGCCACATTCCTGTGGAATAATGGAAGTATGTCAGATGAAATAGCATATAGTGAATTTCAACAAAAATGGATAAATGATAAGATTGATAATATAACTGTTCAACAAGATAAAATGGTTATTAGTGGAAAATTAAGAGATGGAAAACAATTTGTAACATATGCTCCAAGTGATATGTTAAAACTGTTAATGACTCAAAATCCAAAGGATAACATTAAAATTGAATTTAAACAACCATCTAATAGTGGTATGTGGATTAGTATAATACCTACTATAATGTTAATGGTATTAATGGTAGTTGTATTCTTTATGATGACTCAGCAATCACAAGGTGGTGGCGGAGGCAGAGGTGTAATGAGCTTTGGTAAGAGTAGAGCTAAAGTTTTATCACCTGATGCCAAAAAGGTAACATTTAAAGATGTTGCAGGAGCAGATGAAGAAAAGCAAGAACTAGAAGAAATAGTTGATTTCTTAAAACAACCTTCTAGATATGTAGAAATGGGAGCAAGAATACCTAAAGGTGTTCTTTTGGTAGGGCCTCCAGGAACAGGAAAAACATTACTTGCAAAAGCTATTGCCGGAGAAGCTGGAGTACCATTTTATAGTATTTCAGGATCTGATTTCGTTGAGATGTTTGTCGGTGTAGGTGCATCAAGAGTTAGAGACTTGTTCGAACAAGCGAAGAAAAGTGCACCATCATTAATATTTATTGATGAAATAGATGCTGTAGGTAGACAAAGAGGAGCCGGTCTTGGTGGTGGACATGATGAAAGAGAGCAAACTTTAAATCAATTATTAGTTGAAATGGATGGGTTTGGAGCAAATGAAGGAATAATTATGATAGCAGCAACAAACAGACCAGACATATTAGACCCAGCTCTTTTAAGACCAGGTAGATTCGATAGACAAATTGTAGTAGGAGCACCTGACGTAAAGGGAAGAGAAGAAGTTCTTAAAGTTCATACTAAAGAAAAACCATTAGAAGATACTGTAGATTTAGCAGTATTAGCAAAGAGAACTCCAGGATTTAGTGGTGCAGATTTAGAGAACTTAGCTAATGAAGCAGCTCTTCTATCAGTTAGAAAAGATAAAAAGCTTATCGGAATGGATGAGTTTGAGGAAGCAATAACTAGAGTTATTGCAGGACCAGAAAAGAAGAGTAGAACTATTAGTGAACATGATAGAAGATTAACAGCATTCCATGAAGCAGGTCATGCGGTAGTCATGAAGTGCTTAGAACATTCAGATCCAGTACATGAAATAAGTATAATTCCTAGAGGAATGGCTGGAGGATACACTATGAATTTACCTAGAGAAGATAGATCATATACTTCAAAAGCTAAACTTAAAGATGATATGGTAGGTCTTTTAGGTGGTAGAGTAGCAGAAAAGCTTGTTTTATCAGATATAAGTACAGGAGCTAAAAATGACATTGATAGAGCTAGTGCTATAGCGAGAGCCATGGTCATGGAATATGGAATGAGCGAAAAGTTAGGAACTATATCTTATGGAACAGATAACAATGAAGTATTCCTTGGAAGAGATCTTGGAAGAGGTAGAAACTTCAGTGAGAAAGTTGGTTCAGAAATTGACCAAGAAGTTAAGAGTTTTATAGATGAAGCATATATTAAGGCAGAGAAATTACTTAGTGAGAATATGAGTAAGTTACATGCTGTAGCAGAAGCTTTATTAGAAAAAGAAAAAATTGATGGTGAAGAGTTTGAAAGAATTTTTGATGCAAATTAA